A region from the Achromobacter seleniivolatilans genome encodes:
- a CDS encoding PqiC family protein → MTISPMRSVLSLLTLTTALAGCGSSPPVHYYTLQGPTAQTAGAPASSANFLIEVQPVSITTQADQPQLMVRTGDGSVSALYSERWSSPLGDELRGALSDALKRELGALDVQVVKPGPGAPVWRVQTDVQRFDMVSGSMAQLDATWRVRPVNLKGTGLLCRSVVTEPVSESGVPALIAAQQRAVVSLAGVMASAIRGQNPAGSSSVQMLGCSPLKE, encoded by the coding sequence ATGACTATTTCTCCGATGCGTTCTGTCCTGTCGCTGCTGACCTTGACGACGGCCCTGGCGGGCTGCGGCTCTTCGCCGCCGGTGCATTACTACACCTTGCAGGGGCCGACGGCACAGACCGCCGGTGCGCCAGCCTCGTCTGCCAACTTCCTGATTGAGGTGCAACCGGTCAGCATCACGACCCAGGCCGACCAGCCGCAGTTGATGGTGCGCACAGGCGACGGCAGTGTTTCGGCGCTGTATTCCGAACGCTGGAGCTCACCCTTGGGCGACGAACTGCGCGGCGCGCTGTCGGATGCGCTAAAGCGCGAGCTGGGCGCCCTGGACGTGCAGGTCGTCAAGCCTGGGCCGGGTGCGCCTGTGTGGCGGGTTCAGACGGATGTGCAGCGCTTTGACATGGTGTCGGGCAGCATGGCGCAGCTGGATGCAACATGGCGGGTCAGGCCCGTCAACCTCAAAGGCACGGGGCTGTTGTGCCGTAGTGTGGTTACCGAACCTGTGTCGGAATCCGGTGTGCCCGCCTTGATCGCCGCGCAGCAACGCGCGGTAGTCAGCCTGGCTGGCGTCATGGCCTCGGCCATACGCGGGCAGAACCCGGCGGGGTCGTCCTCTGTGCAAATGCTGGGTTGCTCACCGCTGAAGGAATAA